The following is a genomic window from Sporosarcina jeotgali.
GTGTCGTATTGGCAGATGGGCAGGAAGCGAATGAGGCAATGAAGGCCGAACTTCTTGAGTACATGGAAGGGCAATTTGCGAAATGGTGGGTTCCGGACGATATTATCTTTATGGAAGAGATTCCGAAAACCTCCGTGGGCAAGTTCTTAAAAGCGGAGTTGCGCAAACAATTGATTGAATCGAAGTAAGTATGATAAATGAAGCCCGTCTGGCGGTGAGTGCTGGACGGGTTTTGCTATGCGGAAGTCATAGAATGGAAGCTTGTTTCGTAAACTAGTAGAGGTTAGACGAAACTTGCGGCGAGGGATGTCGTCTTTATGACGTGTTGGGTGGAAAATACATGATTCTATTCGGGAGTTATGATCAGAATTGGAGAGTTATGAGCGGGACGCGAGGGTTATGATCAGAATTGGAGAGTTATGAGCGGAACACGAGGGTTATGATCAGAATTGGGGATTTATGAGCGGGACTCGTGGTTTATGAGCAGAAATGGAGATTTATGAGCGGAACGCATGGGTTATGATCAGAATTGGGGATTTATGAGCGGAACTCGAGGGTTATGATCAGAATTGGAGAGTTATGAGCGGAACGCGAGGGTTATGATCAGAATTGGGGATTTATGAGCGGGACGCGAGGGTTATGATCAGAATTGGAGAGTTATGAGCGGAAAACCAAGTTTATGATCAACCCCCATGTTTGATGAGCATTTATTTAATTTATCAGCAAAACTTGTGACGGGAGGGCGTGGATGGACGGATGGATCATGGAGTTGTTGGCGGAATATGGTTATTATGGCGTGCTTGCACTTATTTTAGTGGAAAATCTTTTTCCGCCGATTCCGTCTGAACTGATTTTGACGTTCAGTGGATTTTTAGTGGCATCCCACGGTTTATCTATGGGATGGATGATTGCAGCGGCGACAACTGGATCGGTCATAGGGGCCATGTTTCTGTACGGCATCGGCATGTTTCTCGATGTTCCCCGGCTGGAGCGGCTTACCGTTCGCTATGGACGCTGGTTTAGGCTGAAGCCAAAGGATATTCATCGTGCGGATGCGTGGTTTGACAAGTATGGACCATGGACAGTGCTCGTGTGCCGGGTAATCCCGCTTGTCCGAAGTTTAATTTCCATACCAGCAGGAATGTCTGGAATGAACTTTCCGCTTTTCGTTCTATTAACTGCTCTGGGAAGTTTGGTTTGGAACAGTGTCCTTATATTTACGGGTGTAAAACTGGGGGCGCACTTTGAATCGGTCCTCCGATATATGGACATCTATTCAAACGTTGTGTATATTTTAATAGGAATTGGCGGAGTGATTATATGCAGTCGGTATATCACTTTTCGCAGAAAGCGGGTATAACAATCTATGGATTTATTTGAATTTCTAAAAGCGCTTATATTGGGTTTTGTTGAAGGAATGACAGAGTTTGCGCCTGTTTCGTCAACAGGACATTTAATTATCGTCGATGACATGTGGTTGAAAAGTGAAGAGTTTCTTGGGAAATATCCTTCCATTACATTCAAAATTGTCATCCAGCTTGGTTCGATACTTGCAGTGGTGGTCGTGTTCTGGAAGCGGCTATTCAGTTTAGTTGGCCTTTATAAAGTAGAAGGTCAAAAGGCGAGTCAAAGTTTCAACTTGCTTCACGTAATCGTAGGGATGCTGCCTGCAGTTATCCTCGGATTTGCTTTGAAAGATTTGATCGATGACTATTTGTTCGGTGTTGAAACGGTCATCGTTGCGCTTGTCGCAGGTGCAATTCTTATGATCGCAGCCGATCGTTTTGGACCGAAGACTCCGCGCGTCACGACTCTTGACCAAATTACATACCGTCAAGCATTCACCGTAGGTCTCGTTCAGTGTCTGTCGCTGTGGCCAGGATTTTCACGTTCGGGTGCCACTATTTCAGGCGGTGTATTGTTTGGAATGAACCACAGAACCGCAGCGGACTTCACGTTCATCATGGCAGTTCCAATCATGATGGGTGCCAGTCTTGTCTCCGTATTGAAAAACTGGGAGTATCTATCGATGGATCATATTTCGTTCTATATCGTAGGATTCCTCAGCGCATTTGTGTTTTCATTGCTGTCAATTCGATTCTTCTTAAAACTGATCTCAAAGGTCAAACTCGTGCCATTCGCAATTTATCGTATTGTATTAGCGGTTATTTTAGCGATTATCGTATTCATGTAAGAAGCATTCCCGCTCATGAGGCGGGGTGCTTCTTTTTGGGTTCTTGCATTTAATTTCTCCTGCCAGCTGGAAAACTGATAGAATTAAAGAAAACTTTCGTGTAGGGGCATTTCACTTCTGGAACCGGCCTCTATTCAGTCTGACGACTAAGCGATGGAAAAGGTGAACTGACAATGGCTGATAAACTGCTAATTATAGAAGATGAAGAAAGTATTGCTCGGGTTTTGCAATTGGAACTTGAGTTTGAAGGATATGAAGTGTCGACGTGCCATACAGGTACCGATGGCCTCATCATGTATCGTGAACAAGAGTGGGATCTCGTGCTGCTCGATCTTATGTTACCGGGTCTGAATGGTCTGGATGTATTGAGACGCATTCGGGCGGATGAAACAATGACCCCCGTTATTTTGCTGACAGCGAAAAATGATATGGAAGACAAAGTGACAGGGCTCGATTTAGGTGCCAACGACTACGTGACAAAGCCTTTTGAAATCGAAGAACTGCTGGCGCGAATCCGTGCGGCTCTTCGGTTTTCATCCAAAGGGACACAAGAAGAAGCGGACGTTCACTTGCATGTGTTTAACGGAATTTCAATTCATGATCAGACGCGGGAAGTTCGCTGTAGCGGGGAATTAGTTGATCTGACTCCGCGAGAGTATGACTTATTATTCCATTTACTGAAGCACCCGAACCAAGTGTTGACAAGAGAGCAGTTACTTGATGCTGTTTGGGGATTCGATTATTACGGCGATACGAATGTAGTCGATGTGTATATCAGATACGTTAGAAAGAAAATTGATCCGGAATGCGGCCCTTCGTTCATTCAGACGGTTCGAGGGGTAGGGTATGCATTAAAGGATACTCGTCATGAAGCTTAAAAATAAAATCCATTCCCTTTCCACTTTGATGATGCTGATTTTGCTCATATTAAGCAATTTAGGGATTTACTTCACGTTTGACCGAACGCAGCACAAAACAGAGTACAGTCAGTTGCTCGGGAGCGCGAAAGAGTTAACGGTTGCGCTGAGTAAAATGACGGACGAAGAGGAAGCAGAGATTATTTTACGTGCGTACGTGCCGCCGAACGGAGCCCTTCGAGTAGTAGGGGAGGATGGAAAAGATGTCCTGACTGTTCAATCCATGGAAGGATTGGACCAGAAGTTCCCGACTCCGAAAAGAGATGAGGACTATACGCTGGTACCGTACGATGGCTTTGAAGCACTTTCAATTGTGATTCCAACAATTTGGCCGACTGGGGAAGTAGTCCAGCTGGAAGTGACCCAAGTATTGACAGATTTGAAAGCGAACTTGCGACTGCTGAAAGTCGTAATGGTCGGCATAACGCTGTTTGCGATGATCCCGATTATCATCTCGAGTATTACGCTGGGACGCATTGTGACGCAGCCTATTGAGAAACTGATCCAAGCGATGACGGATAGTCGCCGATCAGGTACGTTCCAGCAAATTGCGGTACCGGAACAAGGAAAAGATGAACTGGCACAAATGGGGCAGACGTTCAACGAATTGATGATTCAGTTGGAGCAGAACTATCGGAAACAGGAAAAGTTTGTGTCGGATGCATCCCACGAACTAAAAACCCCGCTTACAGTCATAGACAGTTATGCGAGACTGCTTGAACGGCGGGGAATGGACAAGCCGGAACTTACGGAAGAAGCACTGACTGCCATTCGCGGTGAAACGAAACGTATGAAGGAAATGATTGAGCAAATGCTGGATCTTGCCCGAAATAACGAACCTGCTTCCTACGTATTTGAAGAGACAGATGTGCGTGTCCTGATCGATGATGCGGCGCGAATGATTACGAGTGCATATGGAAGGGCGGTTCACATCAAGGGACCCGTTCAGCTGGCGCTATCAACAGATGGGACCCATTTAAAGCAGCTGCTGATTATCTTGCTCGATAACGCACGTAAATACAGTGAACGTGAAATCGATGTTGAGATGGAAGAGCGTAAGGAATACGTACGCATTTGTATTCGGGATTATGGAAAAGGAATCCCTGCAAAAGATATTCCGTTTTTATTTGACCGGTTTTATCGGGTGGATGAAGATCGCAGCCGTAAAACAGGCGGCACAGGGCTAGGACTGGCCATTGCAAATGAAATCGCGATTGGGTTAGGAACGAAACTTGAAATTGAGAGTGAAGAAGGCAAGGGAACGGCAGTAACAATTTGGTTAATAAAAGCGGAGGGCTCTCAGTAAATTTTAATGTCTGTCTGGTACTCTAAAGGAGAGGTGAGTCGATATGAAAAAGAGCAAAAAGTTCTTGCTGCCATTCAGTCTCGTGCTGCTCCTAGTCATTGCAGGTATGTTTTATATGAAGAGTATCGTGTCTCATGCAGATACGATTCCGTCTGATTCGATTAAGAGTCAACTGGAAACAATGTACAATGGAAAAGTAAGCGATTTGTTATTGAACGATGATATATATGGAGCGACACTTACGCGAGCAGGATCCGTCTATTCGGTTCGGGTAGATGGAGAAACAGGGAAAGTAATCTCAATGATTTTGAAGGAGCCTTCGAAAGAATTAGTTTCAAAGCAAAAGGAAGATGCTGAAAAAGCAGATAAGAATAAGGACGAGCCATCGGTTGGAAAAACGGAAGAAGTGCCCGCGCAGCCAGTGCCAGAAGAGCCGAAACCACAGCCAGAGGCTCCGAAACCAGCACCGGCCCAGCCAAAACCGCAGCCAAAGCCAGCACCAAAACCGGCTCCTAAGTCACAGCAACAAGAACAGCAAAAGAATCATCAGCAAAATCAGTACAATAATCACAACCATCAAAATAACCGGCATGAAAATAAGCCGGCCCAGCAAAATACGGTGATCATCAGTAAACAACAAGCCATTAAAATTGCGTTGGCGCAATTGAATGGTGAAGTTGATGACGTGGACTTTGTCCAAACGTCAGAAGGCGGTTATTATCTCATCGAAATTGAAATTGATGTAGAGGATGGGCCTGATGAAGCAACCTATCAAATTCATGCGATTTCTGGAAAAATCATGTCCGTCACGCGGGATGATTAATAAAGATGTAGAGAATGAAAATCTGCCAATCAGCTAGCGCTGGTTGGTTTTTTTGTTAGGATGATGGGTTATGATCACTTTGTGGCATTTATGAGCGCGGTTCGGGGGGGATGATCATATTTGGGGATTTATGAGCGGAGTGCGAGGGTTATGATCATATTTGGGGATTTATGAGCGGAGTGCGGGGGTTATGATCACTTTTGGAGATTTATGAGCGGAACGCGAGGGTTATGATCACATTTCGAGATTTATGAGCGGAACGCGGGGGTTATGATCATATTTGGAGATTTATGAGCGGAGTGCGGGGGTTATGATCACATTCCAAAATTTATGAGCAAATCCCCGAATCTACGTGAGAATCACCCAGTTTACCTGACACAAGTCTGCCAACAGATTCACATAATTTGAGAAAAAGAGGGAAGAGCCCTCAATCATGTAGTATATTGTGCCGAAATAGACTAATAGAGCCGCTTCGCGCAGAACGGCGGAGCTTGGATGGAACGAAAAAATTGCGACTACACGAAAAGGACTGAATGCAATGGCTTATGAAAGCGGAATACTATTAGAGAGTGGAACAAATGAACTGGAAATCGTAGAGTTCGAAGTAGCGGGCAGCCGGTATGGCATTAATGTCATTAAAGTAAAAGAAATTATCGTGCCGATGCCGATTACACCAATTCCTCATGCGGATCCTGCGGTGGAAGGAATCATTCAATTGCGCGGTGAAATTCTGCCTGTCATTAATATGGAGCGAGTATTAGGGATGGGACCGTCTGCAAACCCGCAAAATGATAAATACATTGTTTCTTCATTCAACAAACAGCAAGTTGTATTCCACGTGCATAACGTGACGATGATTCACCGGATTTCATGGGATGC
Proteins encoded in this region:
- a CDS encoding HAMP domain-containing sensor histidine kinase gives rise to the protein MKLKNKIHSLSTLMMLILLILSNLGIYFTFDRTQHKTEYSQLLGSAKELTVALSKMTDEEEAEIILRAYVPPNGALRVVGEDGKDVLTVQSMEGLDQKFPTPKRDEDYTLVPYDGFEALSIVIPTIWPTGEVVQLEVTQVLTDLKANLRLLKVVMVGITLFAMIPIIISSITLGRIVTQPIEKLIQAMTDSRRSGTFQQIAVPEQGKDELAQMGQTFNELMIQLEQNYRKQEKFVSDASHELKTPLTVIDSYARLLERRGMDKPELTEEALTAIRGETKRMKEMIEQMLDLARNNEPASYVFEETDVRVLIDDAARMITSAYGRAVHIKGPVQLALSTDGTHLKQLLIILLDNARKYSEREIDVEMEERKEYVRICIRDYGKGIPAKDIPFLFDRFYRVDEDRSRKTGGTGLGLAIANEIAIGLGTKLEIESEEGKGTAVTIWLIKAEGSQ
- a CDS encoding PepSY domain-containing protein; the encoded protein is MKKSKKFLLPFSLVLLLVIAGMFYMKSIVSHADTIPSDSIKSQLETMYNGKVSDLLLNDDIYGATLTRAGSVYSVRVDGETGKVISMILKEPSKELVSKQKEDAEKADKNKDEPSVGKTEEVPAQPVPEEPKPQPEAPKPAPAQPKPQPKPAPKPAPKSQQQEQQKNHQQNQYNNHNHQNNRHENKPAQQNTVIISKQQAIKIALAQLNGEVDDVDFVQTSEGGYYLIEIEIDVEDGPDEATYQIHAISGKIMSVTRDD
- a CDS encoding response regulator transcription factor; translated protein: MADKLLIIEDEESIARVLQLELEFEGYEVSTCHTGTDGLIMYREQEWDLVLLDLMLPGLNGLDVLRRIRADETMTPVILLTAKNDMEDKVTGLDLGANDYVTKPFEIEELLARIRAALRFSSKGTQEEADVHLHVFNGISIHDQTREVRCSGELVDLTPREYDLLFHLLKHPNQVLTREQLLDAVWGFDYYGDTNVVDVYIRYVRKKIDPECGPSFIQTVRGVGYALKDTRHEA
- a CDS encoding DedA family protein; translation: MDGWIMELLAEYGYYGVLALILVENLFPPIPSELILTFSGFLVASHGLSMGWMIAAATTGSVIGAMFLYGIGMFLDVPRLERLTVRYGRWFRLKPKDIHRADAWFDKYGPWTVLVCRVIPLVRSLISIPAGMSGMNFPLFVLLTALGSLVWNSVLIFTGVKLGAHFESVLRYMDIYSNVVYILIGIGGVIICSRYITFRRKRV
- a CDS encoding undecaprenyl-diphosphate phosphatase; protein product: MDLFEFLKALILGFVEGMTEFAPVSSTGHLIIVDDMWLKSEEFLGKYPSITFKIVIQLGSILAVVVVFWKRLFSLVGLYKVEGQKASQSFNLLHVIVGMLPAVILGFALKDLIDDYLFGVETVIVALVAGAILMIAADRFGPKTPRVTTLDQITYRQAFTVGLVQCLSLWPGFSRSGATISGGVLFGMNHRTAADFTFIMAVPIMMGASLVSVLKNWEYLSMDHISFYIVGFLSAFVFSLLSIRFFLKLISKVKLVPFAIYRIVLAVILAIIVFM